The Populus alba chromosome 6, ASM523922v2, whole genome shotgun sequence genome contains a region encoding:
- the LOC118030831 gene encoding ADP-glucose phosphorylase — protein MASQHQNGGRSTELRHDPVTNRWVIFSPARAKRPTDFKSKNPQNPNNNSSCPFCIGNEHECAPEIFRVPPDLNDPNWKLRVIENLYPALSRNLECPCEEKQGMEFPGRVIGGFGFHDVVIENPVHSVQLSDMEPREIGEVFLAYKKRIQQILSVQSIKYVQVFKNHGVSAGASMSHSHSQILALPVIPSSVSARLEGMKEYFEKTGKCSLCEVRAKELLIDESSHFISIAPFAATFPFEIWIIPRVHSSHFHELDFEKMVDLGGLLKLMLRKISLQLNNPPFNFMIQTSPVQVKESESCYTHWFLQIVPQLSGVGGFEIGTGCYINPVFPEDAAKVMREVNLPMQD, from the exons ATGGCATCACAACATCAAAACGGTGGTCGGAGCACCGAACTTAGGCACGATCCAGTGACAAACCGATGGGTCATTTTCTCACCTGCCCGTGCAAAAAGACCCActgattttaaatcaaaaaacccTCAAAACCCCAACAACAATTCCTCATGCCCTTTCTGCATCGGCAACGAGCATGAGTGTGCGCCCGAGATCTTCCGAGTACCACCCGACCTGAATGACCCGAATTGGAAACTCCGGGTCATTGAGAATCTCTACCCTGCCCTGAGCAGAAATCTTGAGTGCCCATGTGAGGAAAAGCAGGGCATGGAGTTTCCAGGTCGGGTCATTGGAGGTTTTGGGTTTCACGATGTGGTGATAGAGAATCCAGTTCATTCGGTCCAGCTAAGTGATATGGAGCCGAGAGAGATTGGTGAAGTTTTTTTGGCTTATAAGAAGAGGATTCAGCAGATTTTGAGTGTTCAATCCATTAAATACGTGCAG GTGTTCAAGAACCACGGCGTATCTGCTGGAGCATCGATGAGTCATTCTCATAGCCAGATACTGGCTCTTCCCGTTATTCCTTCATCAGTTTCTGCTCGACTTGAGGGCATGAAGGAGTACTTTGAAAAGACTGGAAAATGCAGTCTCTGTGAAGTTCGAGCAAAAGAACTCTTGATTGATGAATCATCCCATTTTATATCCATTGCTCCTTTTGCTGCCACATTCCCTTTTGAGATATGGATTATTCCCAGGGTTCACTCTTCTCATTTCCATGAACTTGATTTTGAGAAG ATGGTTGATCTCGGCGGATTGCTGAAGCTCATGCTTAGGAAGATTTCTCTACAGTTGAACAACCCACCATTTAACTTCATGATCCAGACTTCTCCCGTTCAGGTTAAAGAATCAGAATCATGTTATACTCACTGGTTCTTACAGATAGTCCCTCAGTTAAGTGGGGTTGGGGGGTTTGAAATTGGAACTGGTTGCTACATAAATCCTGTTTTCCCCGAGGATGCTGCAAAAGTTATGAGGGAAGTTAATCTTCCAATGCAGGATTGA